Part of the Candidatus Bathyarchaeia archaeon genome, TGGTGGTCTTCCCCACCTCTTGGAAAACTAGGCTTATGGTGCCATCCTTGGGATCCCAATCGTAAAGCGTTAGGGGTATTCGCTCCCCTTCCTCGACGACTCGCAATACCACGAATTGGCCCGCCTTGGCCTTCCTCGCTATCTCGGGCGAGGCGACCTTTATTAGATATATGTTTTTGGCCAGCTCCCTCTTCTCAACTATCTCGTTCGTTCCGGGGCCCTCCTTCCGATCTTGTTTCGGAAATGCCGAAATGGTGGCCATCGGGAATTAATATTTAACGCTTATAATCGCGATTCCGGGGATTGCGCGAATCGACATCGAGGGCCTTGAGCGATGCCAAATCCGCAACGCTCACCCCGGCCCAAGAGGCCACCATGGAGCCCAGCGCCGATATCAGTACGAGGGAGAATATGTGGAATGCGAAGCCTATGGCCAATGCCTCATCCGCCCCAACCCCTAATGGGACGAATGCCAAGAGCCAAAAGAACTCGAACGTCCCAGCGTAGCCCGGCGGCGCTGGAAGGGCGAAGGATAACGTGAAGACCATCATGCCCAGCAACGATAAGCTCAGCGGGAGCCCCAGCCCGTAAGCCCTTAGGAACGCCGCGCCGACCAAGGCGTAGAGCGCCCAGATGGCAAACGAAAGGGCTATGGCCGAGGAGAGCGAGCCCAGGGAAGCCATGCCGGAGAGGCCATCGATCATCGATTCCATGGCCAGCGCGATCTTCCGGCCTATCCTCGGCAATCTCGTCAAGGGCCCTTGGAAGAGCCTTCGCAAAAGCTCCCTCCTCCTAACCGCGAATGGCATCGCCAACAGGGCGATCGCCGATATCGCGCTCAGGGCTTGTGCGAAGGCGAGGAGCTGAGGGGGGAGCTCCAACCCCCTCGGCGAGAGGAGTATAGGCGCCGAGGCTAGGCAGATGACGGAGAGGACATCGAGCACCTTCTCGGCCGCTATCGAGGAGAGGCCCGAGAATATGTTCACGCCCGAACGCTTGCTCACGAGGGCCGCCCTAGCGATCTCCCCAACCCTGATCGGTATCAGGGAGTTTATGAAATGCCCTAGGACGACCGCCGGGAATAGGTCCCGGGATCGCAAATGGCTCCCCCCCGGCCCCAGTATGAGCCTCCACCTTATCCCCCTAAGCCAATAGGATGCGAGGTTCATCGCGACGCAGGGGAGGAGCAAGGCCGGGGAGGTGGGGGAGAAGGCTCTGAGGATCTTATCGAAGCCCACATAGGCCAAGAGCGCTCCAAAGATGGCCGCGCCCAAGACTCCGGATAGGATGAGCTTAAGGGCGGGCCATCGCGAATCCATAACCCTTTTCGGATCGAGGGGCCCTTATAAATGCTCCGCGGTCATGGGGAGTGGGCTTGAGGATCTGCCTCGTGAATACCTTCTTCCCCCCTTGGAGGGGAGGAGCCGAATACTTCACCTATGGCTTGGCCAAGGAGTTGGCCAAGGGCGGGGATGAAGTAGCGGTCCTTTGCGCCCATCACCCCCTAAGCCCAGGGAAATGCGAGGTCGATGGGATCGAGGTGATCAGGCTCAGGACCTCGGGATGGCTATATGGGGTACCTATAATCCCCGGCCTGCTGAAAGCCATCCTATCCAAGGGATCAGATTTAATCCACTGCAATTTCCCGAACCCCTATAACGCCTCGATCTCATCCTTGGCCTCCTCGCTATCCGATACGCCCTCCATCTTGACGTGGCACAACGATCTACCGCCCGTGACGGCGGCGGCCTCGCTATTGACGGCCCTCCACGATAACCTCCTCTCAGTGGCGTACCTCCGGCGCTTCTATAGGATCGTGGCCACGACGAGGAGGTACTCGATGATTTCCCCAATACTGAATAGATTTCGCGAAAAGGTGAGGATCGTTTGGAACGGCGTGGATTGCGCGAGGTTCAAGCCATCGATCGATGGGAGCTGGGTGAGGTCAAAATTCGGGTTCGAGGATCGCAAAGTGGTGCTTTTCGTCGGGGCTCTGACAAAATGGCATGGCTACAAGGGCTTGGATATATTATTGAGAGCCCTCGCGTTGGCGAGGGGGAAGGATCCGGAGATAAGGCTTTTGGTGGTCGGAGAGGGTCATCTAAAGCCTGCATATATGCGGCTCGCCTCCGACTTGGGGATTGGGGAGATCGTTGCCTTCGCCGGGGATGTGAGCGACGATGAGCTCCCGAGCTATTACGCCTGCTCGGATGTTTTAGTCCTCCCCAGCAAGGATTCATCCGAGGGATTCGGGTTGGCCATATTGGAAGCGGGGGCATGCGGAAAGCCCGTGATCGCCTCTAGGGTGGGGGGCCTGCCGGAGGTCGTCGAGGACGGGGGGAACGGGTTGCTGGTCCCGCCCAATGATGAATGGGCCCTATCCGAAGCGATCCTCAAGGTACTTGGGGATGAGGAGCTAGCGAGGAGAATGGGGAAGCGCGGCAGGGAACTGGCCGAGGCTAGGGATTGGTCCAAGGTGGCCGGGGCCTATAGGGCGATCTATGAGGAAGCATTGGAGGAGTGGGCCGGTTGATAATATGCGTGATACCCAGCTTCAACGAGGAGTCGACGATAGCGGAGGTGGTGGAGGGCGTAAAGAGGCATTGCGATCGAGTAATGGTCATCGACGACGGCAGCACGGATGGGACCTCTAGGATCGCTCAACTTCATGGCGCGGAGGTCGTGAGGCACCCCTTCAGGATGGGGGCCGGGGGCGCAATATCAACGGGCCTTAAGGCGGCCGTGAGGATGGGGGCCGATGCGATATTGACAATAGATGGGGATGGGCAACACGACCCAGACGAGGCCCCGAGGCTATTGAGGCCCATTTCCTCCGGGGAGGCCGATTTGGTGATCGGGTCTAGATTCTTGGGGGATCCGAGCCCCATGCCGATCCATAAGAGGATCGGGAACAGGGCGATCTCGGCCCTGACATCGATCGCCTCGGGCCTAAGGATAACGGATTCCCAATCCGGATATAGGGCATATTCTAGGGCCGTAGCGGAAATCGTTAAGCACTCCTCCTTTGGATATGGTTGGGCATCCGAATCCATAATCCTTGCCGCTAAGGGCGGATTCAGGGTGCTCGAGGTACCGATAAGGACAATTTATCACCCAAAGCGCAGGAGGGGGGTTGGGATGATCGACGGGACAAAGATCGCTTACGATACCTTAAAAAGAGTCCCCATGAAGACTCGGAAAGCTGATGGGCTTTGATCGAGCCCTATGGGATCCTCGCCGCCTTGCTCGGAGCCCTAATGATGGCGATATCGATCAGGGAGTACTTGAGGGATAAGCTATCCACAGGCTCATTCTTGGCATGGATGGCAATATGGGCCGCCATCTTCTTGACCGGCCTATTCCCCCGCCTCTACTCTTGGGTGGTGGCCGCGCTCGGGATGGCGACGCCGATACATTTCGTCACGACCTTCTCCATAATTCTCCTATTCGCCATCGTTTATCAATTGAACAAGAAGCTCGATGAGGTCAACTTCAAGCTTAACTCCATGGCCCAAGAGCTTGCCCTGAGGGATCTCGATCGCGATCGGTCGGGGGACCGCTCGGCTTAAGTGGGTCACATCCTCCCGGGCGCCTCTATCCCCAATAGATGGAGGGCGTTCCCGAGCGCTATCCTGAAGGCGTCCACTAGGGCGAGCCTGGCATCCCTTAGCTCCTCGGGCTCGCTTTTTATGACTGGGAAATTGTCGTAAAAATAATTGAACTTGCTCGCCAATTCGTTGGCATAGTTCGCAATCAGATCCGGCGCGAGTCTCTCCGCGGCCCTCTCCACGACCATGGGGAGCTTTCCGATCATTATTATGAGCTCCCTCTCCGCGGTCCCCGAGAGGAGTTCATAGCTTGGCTTGGAGATTCGAATCCCGCCCGACTCGGCCTTCTTCAATATGTTACAGGCCCTAGCGTGCGCGTATTGTAAGAAAGGCGCGCTATTGGTTTCGAAGTTCACAACCCTATCCCAAGCGAACGTCACGTTTTTATTCGGCTCAACCGAGGCCAAGGCGTATTTCACGGCGCCCACGCCTATGAGCTGGGCGATCCTATCGATTTCCCCATCGCCCAGCGCCGGGGACCTCTTCAATACCTCTTGGCGGGCCCTCCTCACCGCCTCATCCAGCACCTCATCCAAACTTACCGCCCTCCCCCTTCTGCTCGACATCTTATGGCCCGGTAGCTCAACGAGCCCGTACGCGAAATGCGTATACCTCTCCGCCAATTCCCTCTTGCCAAGGATGCAAAGCGCTATCCTCAGGTGTAGCTGGGCGAGGCTTTGCTCTGAGCCTATAACAGTTATGGCCCTATCGGCCCTCTCGAATTTCCAAAGGCTATATGCTATGTCCCTAGTCGTATATAGGGACGTGCCATCGGATCTCGTCAGCGTCAGCGGCGGGACCTCCTCACCCCCTATGCCCAAGATCGTGCGCAACTCCATTTCATCCACGGCCCTGTTCGCATCGAGGATCAGGGCCCCCCCTTCCTCCCTAACGTAGGGGGAGGAGGAGAGCTCCCCTAGGACCTTGGCCACGCGCCCGCTCCAGAGCAGATCGCTCTCCCAATCCCAACTATCGAAGCATATCCCCATCTTGGCCAAGGTTTCCTTGAACCCCTCGAGGCAAAGCTCTACTGCGGGCCTCACGATCTCCCTTGCCCAAGCCTCGCCGCGTTCATAACCCCTTATTATCTCCTCGACCTCGACCTCCGGATCCCCGTTCGATAGGGCTTTCGAGAGCGCGGCGAACGTTTCCGGATACTTCCCCTCGAGCTCCTTGGCGATGGAACGCCATTCCTCCAGCTCCCTCCCAACCCCTTCGAGATCGCTCGTCCCGGGCTGCTTGATGATCCTCTCAAGCCTCTTGACCTCCAAGAGGCAGGAGGTGATCGCGTATATTTCTCCAATGAACTTATCGGGCTTGCCCTTGGGCTTGGGCCTCCCAAGCTTTTGATATCCATAGGCCGCTATTGCGCTTTGCCTCCCCGTATCATCTATGTAAAAATGGACCGAAACTTCGTTGCCCACGGCCCTCAGGAGCCTTGCCAGCGAATCCCCAAGCACAGGATTCCTGGCTTGGCCTATATGGATGGGATGAACTGGGTTTACGCTCGTATGCTCGAGCAAGACCCTTTGCCGAATGGGCGCATCGGATTTGCCGTAATCCCGGCCCTTGGATCTAGCCTCCTCTATTATGAGATGGGCCAAGGCATTGTAATTGGCCCTGAAGTTCACATATCCCCTAACGGCCTCCACGGAGCTTATCAACCTAAGGTCGCGGGAGGATATCTCCCTCGCCAGCTTCTCTGCTATCTTGAGGGGGCTCTCCCCGAATTTCTTCGCCAATTCGAACGATATCGACGAGGAAAGTTCGCCAAGCTCGATCGATGGCGGCTCGGCGATCCTGAGGTCCTTCGGGCTAGACCCGGGATAAAGCCGATCCAGCGCCGCCAAGAGCCCGCTTTCGCACTCCTTAACGAACTCCTTAAGGGCTGTCAATCCCCACCACGCGGCTCCTATGCCTTACTTATTCCCGTTGCTCCTTGCCCTGATGCCATTTCGGCTGACCTAGGGGATCGGTGTTTTTAAAGGCTTCCGTCAAAGCCTTTTGGTCGAGCAGCATGAGAAGGATCGCCAATTGGGTGGAAATCGCCAAGGGCAATGCCGAGTCCATGGCCTTGGATATTTTGGAGGAGGGATTAAGGGCGGCGGATCCGTTCCTATCAGTTCGCGAGGCCCTCTCGAGCCTGATGGGGTATATAGAGACGTTCGAAAGGATCGTAGTCATAGGCTTTGGGAAGGCCAGCATCGGGATGGCCTTGGCATGTGAGGAGTCCTTGGGCGATAGGATCTCGGAGGGCGCGATAATAGCGCCGAAGGGATCGATCGCCGGCGAAAAACCCAAGAGGATCGAGGTCCTAGAGGGGACCCATCCGATCCCGAGCGAGCTCAATCTGAGATCGGCCGAGCGCCTCCTCTCGATATCGAAGGGCCTCTCGAATAGGGACCTCGTCATAACGTTGATATCGGGCGGGGGCTCGGCCCTGTTCACATACCCAGCGCCCGGGATAACGCTGGAGGATAAGAGGGAGGCGACCAAGCTCCTCTTGGCGGCCGGCGCGACGATACAGGAAATAAACTGCATCAGGAAGCATATATCATCGGTGAAGGGGGGGCAGCTGGTTAGGCATTTACATCCGGCGCGCATCTTGGGGCTAATCCTATCCGATGTGGTCGGCGATGATGTGAGCTCCATAGCCTCGGGCCCGACCTCACCGGACCCATCCACATACGGGGATGCATGGGCCATATTGGAGAGATGCCTCTTGATCGATAGGATTCCTAGGAACGTGCTGAAGCGAATCAAGATGGGGCTGGAGGGGAGTATCCCAGATACCCCGAAGCCCGGGGATCCCATATTCGAAGGCGTCAGGAATATTATCGTGGCGAATAACATGAGGGCCCTCTCCGCAATGGCGATGAGGGCGAAATCGCATGGCTTGAAGGCTATGATAGCGACCTCCTACTTGGAGGGGGAGGCTAGGGAGGTTGGCAAGGTGATGGGCTCGATCGCAAAGCAGATCAGACATCGAGGGCAACCCCTGAGCCCCCCATGCGCTATTTTGTTCGGCGGGGAGACCACGGTGACGCTTAGGGGAAAGGGGAGGGGGGGAAGGAATCAGGAATTGGCGCTCTCGGTCGCTATCTCGATCGCGGGCTTGAGGGATACTTGGTTCGCCTCCATTGGGAGCGATGGGGTGGATGGCGTCACCGATGCGGCCGGGGCCATCGTGAGCGGTACGACCTTCGAGGAGGCCTTGAGGAGGGGATTGGATCCGATTAAATATCTCGATGACAACGATTCCCATACGATCCTGAAGGAGCTCGGGCGCCTCATATATACCGGCCCGACGGGGACCAATGTGAACGACTTGGCGATACTCTTGGTCTTGGCTGGAGGGACGGCGAATCCACCGGCCAGCGCCTCGCCGAACTCCCAAAGAAGCGATCGGGCGACCGGGTTAATGGGCCCCTTCCCCCTTCACGAACAGGAGCGGGAAGACTATATCGCTCGTGCAACATGGGACCCAAACCGCAAGAAATAGGAAGGCCAATAGGGCTGGCAATAACGGGATCCAATTCGCGCTCCCATCCAGCGCCATGGCCATATGAGACAGCGATGCCAACGTGCTGACCAACACGTGCATGGAATGGGGGATTCTCGTCTCCCGCCTCCAATACCCCATCGCTATGCCGATGGCCGCGATGGGGTTCACTAGCCACCACCTCTCCATGAAGCCTATATGCGCCTCGGGATTGGGGAGGCGTAGCAAGGTTTCGCTGATGTAGGGGATCACGGAATCGCTTATCGTGGCTGGGACGATTGTCCCAAAATAACCGATCAATACGATCAATATCCACCCGGTCCTTTGAGCCCCATCCTCGGAGTGTTTGGTATACATGGCCGTAGTTGCGATTGCGCTCAAAATGATGTGGAGTGGATGAAATGTGTAAAATATATCTTCAAGGACCTCGTCCGGGATCCTCAAGTGGGCGACAGCGAAGAGCAGCACTCCCCCGATGGCCGTCCCGAGGGCCGTGAATGGTATATGCCGAGCGAGCTCAATCGCGATATGCCCTAAGCGACTCATTGTTCCTTGAAAATTTCCGACTCATTATTAAGTTTTGCCCAAATTATTAATAATTTTTACCCTCCTAATTTATATTCCCATAATAATTAAGCCTTGGATGGGGCCATGGCCATAATAAGCGTATCCCTGAGCCCAAGGATGTTGGAGGAGCTGGATAGGATTCGCGCCGAAATGGGGTTCTCGGGGCGCTCGGAGGCCATAAGGGCCGCGCTGAGGATGCTCATAGGGGATGCCAAGGAGAAGGGGGGCATTAGGGGCCGGATAAAGGGCGTATTGTTGCTGATACATAAGCATGAGG contains:
- a CDS encoding lysylphosphatidylglycerol synthase transmembrane domain-containing protein — its product is MDSRWPALKLILSGVLGAAIFGALLAYVGFDKILRAFSPTSPALLLPCVAMNLASYWLRGIRWRLILGPGGSHLRSRDLFPAVVLGHFINSLIPIRVGEIARAALVSKRSGVNIFSGLSSIAAEKVLDVLSVICLASAPILLSPRGLELPPQLLAFAQALSAISAIALLAMPFAVRRRELLRRLFQGPLTRLPRIGRKIALAMESMIDGLSGMASLGSLSSAIALSFAIWALYALVGAAFLRAYGLGLPLSLSLLGMMVFTLSFALPAPPGYAGTFEFFWLLAFVPLGVGADEALAIGFAFHIFSLVLISALGSMVASWAGVSVADLASLKALDVDSRNPRNRDYKR
- a CDS encoding glycosyltransferase family 4 protein, whose translation is MGLRICLVNTFFPPWRGGAEYFTYGLAKELAKGGDEVAVLCAHHPLSPGKCEVDGIEVIRLRTSGWLYGVPIIPGLLKAILSKGSDLIHCNFPNPYNASISSLASSLSDTPSILTWHNDLPPVTAAASLLTALHDNLLSVAYLRRFYRIVATTRRYSMISPILNRFREKVRIVWNGVDCARFKPSIDGSWVRSKFGFEDRKVVLFVGALTKWHGYKGLDILLRALALARGKDPEIRLLVVGEGHLKPAYMRLASDLGIGEIVAFAGDVSDDELPSYYACSDVLVLPSKDSSEGFGLAILEAGACGKPVIASRVGGLPEVVEDGGNGLLVPPNDEWALSEAILKVLGDEELARRMGKRGRELAEARDWSKVAGAYRAIYEEALEEWAG
- a CDS encoding glycosyltransferase family 2 protein; this encodes MIICVIPSFNEESTIAEVVEGVKRHCDRVMVIDDGSTDGTSRIAQLHGAEVVRHPFRMGAGGAISTGLKAAVRMGADAILTIDGDGQHDPDEAPRLLRPISSGEADLVIGSRFLGDPSPMPIHKRIGNRAISALTSIASGLRITDSQSGYRAYSRAVAEIVKHSSFGYGWASESIILAAKGGFRVLEVPIRTIYHPKRRRGVGMIDGTKIAYDTLKRVPMKTRKADGL
- a CDS encoding DUF2304 domain-containing protein, whose product is MIEPYGILAALLGALMMAISIREYLRDKLSTGSFLAWMAIWAAIFLTGLFPRLYSWVVAALGMATPIHFVTTFSIILLFAIVYQLNKKLDEVNFKLNSMAQELALRDLDRDRSGDRSA
- a CDS encoding arginine--tRNA ligase — its product is MTALKEFVKECESGLLAALDRLYPGSSPKDLRIAEPPSIELGELSSSISFELAKKFGESPLKIAEKLAREISSRDLRLISSVEAVRGYVNFRANYNALAHLIIEEARSKGRDYGKSDAPIRQRVLLEHTSVNPVHPIHIGQARNPVLGDSLARLLRAVGNEVSVHFYIDDTGRQSAIAAYGYQKLGRPKPKGKPDKFIGEIYAITSCLLEVKRLERIIKQPGTSDLEGVGRELEEWRSIAKELEGKYPETFAALSKALSNGDPEVEVEEIIRGYERGEAWAREIVRPAVELCLEGFKETLAKMGICFDSWDWESDLLWSGRVAKVLGELSSSPYVREEGGALILDANRAVDEMELRTILGIGGEEVPPLTLTRSDGTSLYTTRDIAYSLWKFERADRAITVIGSEQSLAQLHLRIALCILGKRELAERYTHFAYGLVELPGHKMSSRRGRAVSLDEVLDEAVRRARQEVLKRSPALGDGEIDRIAQLIGVGAVKYALASVEPNKNVTFAWDRVVNFETNSAPFLQYAHARACNILKKAESGGIRISKPSYELLSGTAERELIIMIGKLPMVVERAAERLAPDLIANYANELASKFNYFYDNFPVIKSEPEELRDARLALVDAFRIALGNALHLLGIEAPGRM
- a CDS encoding glycerate kinase; translation: MRRIANWVEIAKGNAESMALDILEEGLRAADPFLSVREALSSLMGYIETFERIVVIGFGKASIGMALACEESLGDRISEGAIIAPKGSIAGEKPKRIEVLEGTHPIPSELNLRSAERLLSISKGLSNRDLVITLISGGGSALFTYPAPGITLEDKREATKLLLAAGATIQEINCIRKHISSVKGGQLVRHLHPARILGLILSDVVGDDVSSIASGPTSPDPSTYGDAWAILERCLLIDRIPRNVLKRIKMGLEGSIPDTPKPGDPIFEGVRNIIVANNMRALSAMAMRAKSHGLKAMIATSYLEGEAREVGKVMGSIAKQIRHRGQPLSPPCAILFGGETTVTLRGKGRGGRNQELALSVAISIAGLRDTWFASIGSDGVDGVTDAAGAIVSGTTFEEALRRGLDPIKYLDDNDSHTILKELGRLIYTGPTGTNVNDLAILLVLAGGTANPPASASPNSQRSDRATGLMGPFPLHEQEREDYIARATWDPNRKK
- a CDS encoding CopG family ribbon-helix-helix protein, with amino-acid sequence MAIISVSLSPRMLEELDRIRAEMGFSGRSEAIRAALRMLIGDAKEKGGIRGRIKGVLLLIHKHEAEGFVCDVKHSFLDIIHTQLHNRFEEGKCLELFVLDGEADRVRDFAGIFQRNEGIDHMKLIII